A genome region from Geobacter pickeringii includes the following:
- the def gene encoding peptide deformylase, with amino-acid sequence MPAQKILLYPHPILKTFCNPVPAIDDEIRRLVEDLIDTMRAGPGSVGVAAPQIGATVRVCVVDVSASRLGKENNHGLLVMVNPEIVRREGDTIGREGCMSVPDYTGDVERATAVTVRFLDGDGAEREVAATGFEAIAIQHEMDHLDGILFLDRIVSLKTGLFRRKSYK; translated from the coding sequence ATGCCCGCACAGAAGATACTCCTCTATCCCCACCCCATTCTCAAGACCTTCTGCAACCCGGTCCCGGCCATCGACGACGAGATCAGGCGCCTCGTGGAGGACCTCATCGACACCATGCGTGCGGGGCCCGGATCGGTAGGGGTGGCCGCCCCCCAGATCGGCGCCACGGTCCGGGTCTGCGTAGTGGACGTCTCCGCAAGCCGCCTCGGCAAGGAGAACAATCACGGTCTCCTCGTCATGGTAAACCCCGAGATCGTCCGCCGGGAAGGGGATACCATCGGGCGTGAGGGGTGCATGAGCGTTCCCGACTACACCGGCGACGTGGAGCGGGCCACCGCCGTCACGGTCCGGTTTCTCGACGGCGACGGCGCGGAGCGGGAGGTGGCCGCCACCGGCTTCGAGGCCATCGCCATCCAGCACGAGATGGATCACCTGGACGGCATCCTCTTCCTCGACCGGATCGTGTCGCTGAAGACGGGGTTGTTCCGGAGAAAGAGCTACAAATAG
- a CDS encoding glycine cleavage system protein R, translating to MTRKDSLAHFAVTVVGKDRPGIVAGATGVLYRLGCNIEDSSSTMLGGEFSMILIVSHEKPFTKGRLLEEFRGLCDELGLTVSVRPLTRDEAQYRAPEGELCMVSVYGSDQPGIVFRVAQEFARRSINITDLNTKLIGTKEEPVYVMMLEASLPDGATVEEVAALLDEIKKELNVEISVRSITPVSL from the coding sequence ATGACCAGAAAAGATTCCCTGGCCCACTTTGCCGTCACCGTCGTCGGCAAGGACCGTCCCGGTATCGTCGCCGGCGCCACCGGCGTGCTGTACCGTCTCGGTTGCAACATCGAGGATTCCAGCTCCACCATGCTCGGTGGCGAGTTCTCCATGATCCTCATCGTCTCCCACGAGAAGCCGTTCACCAAGGGACGGCTCCTAGAGGAGTTCCGCGGGCTCTGTGACGAACTGGGACTGACGGTGTCGGTCCGCCCCCTCACCCGCGACGAGGCCCAGTACCGGGCGCCGGAGGGGGAGTTGTGCATGGTGTCGGTCTACGGCTCCGACCAGCCGGGGATCGTCTTCCGTGTGGCGCAGGAGTTCGCGCGGCGCTCGATCAACATCACTGATCTGAACACCAAGCTGATCGGCACGAAGGAAGAGCCGGTCTACGTCATGATGCTCGAAGCCTCCCTCCCCGACGGAGCCACCGTGGAAGAGGTGGCGGCGCTGCTCGACGAAATCAAGAAGGAGCTGAACGTGGAGATCTCGGTCCGGTCCATCACCCCGGTCTCCCTCTGA
- a CDS encoding phage holin family protein, with translation MKWLINAAALFAAVRLVPGIQVRGTATLFAAALAVGLLNTFLRPIISLLALPVTLLTLGLFTLVVNGFIFALAAWFVPGFAVAGFGSAVGGALVFSLVSFLLNLLIRPGR, from the coding sequence ATGAAATGGCTCATAAACGCGGCAGCACTCTTCGCGGCGGTCCGCCTTGTGCCGGGAATCCAGGTCCGGGGGACCGCCACGCTCTTTGCCGCCGCCCTCGCCGTGGGGCTCCTCAACACCTTTCTCCGGCCGATCATCTCTCTGCTGGCCCTGCCGGTGACGCTCCTCACCCTCGGGCTCTTCACCCTGGTGGTGAACGGCTTCATCTTTGCCCTTGCCGCCTGGTTCGTCCCCGGATTCGCCGTGGCGGGGTTCGGGAGCGCCGTGGGGGGAGCGCTCGTCTTCAGCCTCGTCAGCTTCCTCCTGAACCTTCTGATCCGGCCGGGGAGGTGA
- a CDS encoding acyl-CoA thioesterase — protein MEFRVYYEDTDAGGVVYHARYLGFFERGRCEFLRTRGLSVRELADRGWIFPVVRLEIDYRAPAVLDDLVRVETEVLEVGKTSFTVGQQVVRLPDGKCLVAGRVTLVCVGPGMRPKRLPQELLAALRPEAP, from the coding sequence ATGGAATTTCGCGTTTATTACGAGGATACCGACGCCGGGGGGGTAGTGTACCACGCCCGCTATCTCGGCTTTTTCGAGCGGGGGAGATGCGAGTTCCTCCGTACCCGGGGGCTTTCCGTGAGGGAGCTCGCGGACCGGGGATGGATCTTCCCGGTGGTGCGGCTGGAGATCGACTACCGGGCGCCGGCGGTGCTGGACGACCTGGTGCGGGTGGAGACCGAGGTGCTGGAGGTGGGGAAGACCTCCTTCACCGTCGGCCAGCAGGTGGTGCGGCTGCCCGACGGCAAATGCCTCGTGGCGGGGCGGGTGACGCTGGTCTGCGTCGGACCGGGGATGCGGCCGAAGCGGCTGCCGCAGGAGCTCCTCGCGGCGCTGCGCCCGGAGGCGCCGTGA
- the rsmG gene encoding 16S rRNA (guanine(527)-N(7))-methyltransferase RsmG translates to MNDGARNLLVWGAEQLGVHLDPHQLGAFGRFADELKKWNRKINLTAIKGDEEIALKHFVDSLACCRMVGARGRLLDLGSGGGFPVIPLKIVRPHLDAVSVDAVEKKIIFQRHVGRLLGLHGFEALHARGEELAGRYAGHFDWIVSRAFADLPTFVRMALPCLAPDGRIVAMKGKEGRAEAETARPALTELGVAIVELQEFTLPLAGDGRSLIVLGRKTDKG, encoded by the coding sequence ATGAACGACGGCGCGCGCAATCTCCTGGTGTGGGGAGCGGAGCAGCTGGGGGTCCATCTGGACCCGCACCAGCTCGGTGCCTTTGGCCGGTTTGCGGACGAGCTCAAGAAGTGGAACCGCAAGATCAACCTCACCGCCATCAAGGGGGATGAGGAGATCGCTCTCAAGCACTTCGTCGACTCCCTTGCCTGCTGCCGGATGGTGGGAGCGCGCGGACGGCTCCTCGACCTCGGCTCCGGAGGGGGTTTTCCGGTCATCCCGCTCAAGATCGTCCGACCGCACCTTGATGCGGTCTCCGTCGACGCCGTGGAAAAAAAGATCATCTTCCAGCGGCATGTCGGGCGGCTGCTGGGGCTCCACGGCTTCGAGGCGCTCCATGCCCGGGGCGAGGAGCTGGCGGGACGGTACGCCGGGCACTTCGACTGGATCGTCTCCCGCGCCTTCGCCGACCTGCCGACCTTTGTCCGGATGGCCCTGCCGTGCCTGGCGCCGGACGGGAGGATCGTCGCCATGAAGGGGAAGGAGGGGCGGGCCGAGGCGGAGACGGCGCGGCCCGCGCTGACCGAACTGGGAGTCGCCATTGTGGAGCTCCAGGAGTTCACGCTCCCCCTTGCCGGCGATGGCCGCTCGCTGATCGTGCTTGGTCGAAAAACCGATAAAGGGTAA
- the mnmG gene encoding tRNA uridine-5-carboxymethylaminomethyl(34) synthesis enzyme MnmG gives MSLIDYDKRYDVIVVGAGHAGCEAALAAARMGCETLLLTINLDAIALMSCNPAIGGLAKGHLVKEIDALGGEMGKNIDATGIQFRLLNTRKGPAVRASRAQADKQLYRLRMKHVMEQQDRLSLKQAEVTGLVVDGGAVRGVDTRVGIRFLGTTVILTTGTFMRGLIHVGLTNYPGGRAGDLPSVGLSDQLRELGFTVGRLKTGTPARLDGRTIDFSRLEPQYGDDPPVPFSFSTDRIDRPQVPCYIAYTNERSHEIIRSGLDRSPLYAGVIEGVGPRYCPSIEDKVVRFPEKDRHQTFLEPEGRETVEYYPSGLSTSLPIDVQWAFYRSIEGLEAVEIMRPAYAIEYDYCDPIQLHASLETKLIHGLYHAGQINGTSGYEEAAGQGLMAGINAALQVQGREPLLLGRSEGYIGVMIDDLVTLGTREPYRMFTSRAEYRLLLREDNADLRLRERGHEVGLVPEEEYRRFCEKRERIGAELERLRGAKLLPSEADPAFLADFGMADLRNSLTYEQLLRRPDITYDELLRIDPGAVAVPLSVREQVEIQIKYQGYIERQLDQVERSRKLEGTRIPADLDYSAIPGLSAEVREKLVKFRPDTLGQASRIQGVTPAAVGIISLAIKARG, from the coding sequence ATGAGCCTGATCGATTACGACAAGCGATACGACGTCATCGTGGTGGGAGCCGGTCATGCCGGGTGCGAGGCGGCCCTGGCGGCGGCGCGGATGGGGTGCGAGACCCTGCTGCTCACGATCAATCTGGATGCCATTGCCCTGATGTCGTGCAACCCGGCCATCGGCGGTCTTGCCAAGGGACATCTGGTGAAGGAGATCGATGCTCTCGGCGGCGAAATGGGGAAAAACATCGATGCCACCGGCATCCAGTTCCGGCTCCTCAACACCCGCAAGGGACCGGCGGTTCGCGCCTCCCGCGCCCAGGCAGACAAGCAGCTTTACCGCCTCCGGATGAAGCATGTCATGGAACAGCAGGACCGGCTTTCTCTCAAGCAGGCCGAGGTGACCGGTCTCGTGGTGGACGGCGGAGCGGTGCGGGGGGTCGATACCCGGGTGGGAATCCGCTTTCTCGGCACCACGGTCATCCTCACCACGGGGACCTTCATGCGGGGGCTTATCCACGTTGGGCTCACCAACTATCCCGGCGGGCGGGCAGGGGACCTGCCGTCGGTGGGACTCTCGGATCAGCTGCGGGAGCTGGGCTTCACCGTGGGACGGCTCAAGACCGGAACACCGGCACGGCTGGATGGCCGGACCATCGATTTCTCCCGACTCGAGCCGCAATATGGAGACGACCCGCCGGTACCCTTTTCCTTTTCCACCGACCGGATCGACCGTCCCCAGGTGCCGTGCTACATCGCCTACACCAACGAGCGCTCCCACGAGATCATCCGCTCGGGTCTGGACCGCTCCCCCCTCTACGCCGGGGTCATCGAAGGGGTCGGCCCCCGCTACTGCCCCTCCATCGAGGACAAGGTGGTCCGGTTTCCGGAAAAGGACCGGCACCAGACCTTCCTGGAGCCCGAGGGGCGGGAGACGGTGGAGTATTACCCGTCGGGGCTCTCGACCTCCCTTCCCATCGATGTGCAGTGGGCTTTCTACCGTTCCATCGAAGGGCTTGAGGCGGTGGAGATCATGCGCCCCGCCTACGCCATCGAATACGACTACTGCGATCCGATCCAACTCCACGCCTCGCTGGAGACGAAGCTCATTCACGGCCTCTATCACGCCGGCCAGATCAACGGCACCTCGGGCTACGAGGAGGCGGCGGGGCAGGGGCTCATGGCAGGGATCAACGCGGCGCTCCAGGTTCAGGGGCGTGAGCCGCTGCTCCTTGGCCGGAGCGAGGGGTACATCGGGGTGATGATCGACGATCTCGTCACCCTCGGTACCCGGGAACCGTACCGGATGTTCACCTCCCGGGCCGAGTACCGGCTGCTGCTGCGCGAGGACAACGCCGACCTCCGGCTGCGGGAGCGGGGGCACGAGGTGGGGCTGGTGCCGGAGGAGGAATACCGGCGCTTCTGCGAGAAGCGGGAGCGGATCGGTGCCGAGCTGGAGCGGCTCCGGGGAGCGAAACTCCTCCCGTCCGAGGCCGATCCCGCATTCCTTGCCGACTTCGGCATGGCCGATCTCCGGAATTCCCTCACCTACGAGCAGCTTCTCCGGCGTCCCGACATCACCTACGACGAGCTCCTGCGGATCGATCCCGGGGCCGTGGCGGTGCCGCTGTCTGTGCGGGAGCAGGTGGAGATCCAGATCAAGTACCAGGGGTACATCGAGCGGCAGCTCGACCAGGTGGAGCGATCCCGGAAGCTGGAGGGGACCCGCATCCCCGCCGATCTCGACTACTCGGCTATCCCCGGCCTTTCGGCCGAGGTGCGGGAAAAGCTCGTCAAATTCCGTCCCGACACCCTGGGGCAGGCATCACGCATCCAGGGGGTGACGCCGGCGGCGGTGGGGATCATCTCCCTGGCGATCAAGGCGCGGGGGTAG
- the mnmE gene encoding tRNA uridine-5-carboxymethylaminomethyl(34) synthesis GTPase MnmE, with translation MYVEDTIAAISTPVGEGGVGIIRVSGPDSSAIARRIVRRSTDGDFESHRFYYGSVVDPATGLDIDEAMAVLMKAPRSYTREDVLEIQCHGGYLVTRRVLDAVLRCGARLAEPGEFTRRAFLNGRIDLVQAEAIIDVIRSKTDAALSLAQHQREGRLSGRIGAIQGDLRHALALVEAYIDFPEDEVDRASFAEIDSRSRGAFAAIEELLAGFDEGRVLREGVSVVIAGKPNVGKSSLLNTLLQEKRAIVTSVPGTTRDIIEEVVNVRGLPLRILDTAGVRDSEDLVEREGVRLTLERIPQADLVLVVLDGSRPLDADDRTIFEAVAGRRSIVVVNKSDLPRAFDRFPQALERAAVEISAATGAGIPELRELIFDTFIHGRAIDSREYVALSQARHRDALAAARERIAAFLANLSRGENLEILAVDLKDALHAVGEVTGETTPDDILDLIFQRFCVGK, from the coding sequence ATGTACGTCGAAGATACGATAGCAGCAATCAGCACCCCCGTCGGCGAAGGGGGAGTCGGGATCATCCGGGTGAGCGGACCCGACTCCTCCGCCATCGCCCGACGGATCGTGCGGCGCAGTACCGACGGTGACTTCGAGAGTCACCGTTTTTATTATGGCTCCGTTGTCGATCCGGCCACCGGGTTAGACATTGACGAGGCCATGGCTGTCCTCATGAAGGCTCCCCGCTCCTACACGCGGGAGGACGTTCTCGAGATCCAGTGCCATGGCGGCTACCTGGTCACCCGGCGGGTTCTCGACGCGGTGCTGCGTTGCGGCGCACGCCTGGCGGAACCGGGAGAATTCACCCGACGCGCCTTCCTGAACGGGCGGATCGACCTGGTGCAGGCCGAGGCGATCATCGACGTGATCCGCTCCAAGACCGATGCGGCCCTCTCCCTTGCGCAGCACCAGCGGGAGGGGAGGCTCTCCGGCCGGATCGGGGCGATCCAGGGCGATCTGCGTCACGCCCTTGCCCTGGTGGAGGCGTACATCGACTTTCCCGAGGATGAGGTTGATCGGGCATCGTTTGCCGAGATCGACTCACGGAGCCGGGGAGCCTTTGCCGCCATCGAGGAGCTGCTCGCCGGCTTCGACGAAGGGCGGGTGCTTCGCGAGGGGGTCTCTGTCGTCATTGCCGGCAAGCCCAACGTCGGCAAGTCGAGCCTTCTCAATACACTCCTCCAGGAGAAACGGGCCATCGTCACCTCGGTTCCCGGGACCACCCGGGACATCATCGAGGAGGTGGTTAACGTCAGGGGGTTGCCGCTCCGCATCCTCGATACGGCGGGGGTGAGGGATTCGGAAGACCTTGTCGAGCGGGAAGGGGTGCGCCTGACCCTGGAGCGAATCCCCCAGGCGGACCTCGTTCTCGTGGTCCTCGACGGATCGCGCCCACTGGATGCCGACGATCGGACTATCTTTGAAGCGGTTGCGGGCCGGCGATCCATCGTGGTGGTCAACAAGAGCGACCTGCCGCGGGCGTTCGACCGGTTTCCGCAGGCTCTGGAACGGGCGGCGGTCGAGATCTCCGCGGCGACTGGGGCCGGCATCCCCGAGCTTCGGGAGCTGATCTTCGACACCTTCATTCACGGCCGCGCCATCGACAGCCGCGAATACGTGGCCCTTTCCCAGGCCCGTCACCGTGATGCCCTGGCGGCGGCCCGCGAACGGATCGCGGCATTTCTCGCGAACCTGTCGCGCGGGGAGAATCTTGAGATTCTCGCTGTCGACCTCAAGGATGCGCTCCATGCCGTTGGTGAGGTTACGGGGGAGACGACCCCCGACGACATTCTCGATCTGATCTTCCAGCGTTTCTGTGTCGGGAAGTAA